One Rutidosis leptorrhynchoides isolate AG116_Rl617_1_P2 unplaced genomic scaffold, CSIRO_AGI_Rlap_v1 contig74, whole genome shotgun sequence DNA segment encodes these proteins:
- the LOC139885064 gene encoding uncharacterized protein, producing the protein MRKCPTPLKQHFACLTGAIRSFSSQLTKDLSRYHKYLNQFSPFCGTRISSDSLSYLNFNEQRRIIVGLSKIIKQRPGSLLNDYFSPDSLVDIMKLLETRETAFAFFKFSFRDDSDSIVKSSCIVAHILAAENMRFLAQDVISWVISRIGAIKSKDLVEFMWRSHYKYETDFSVLDTLMRSFVNVEMNKEALDIVVRMRDLGVRPSLSAISVLFRLLLRVGDYGSVWKLFRDMIRLGPGPCTYIFNMMILGFCRRGCISIGESLLHLMSKYGRQPDVYAYNIVISAYCNRGQTIYALGLADLMIESGCRPSTFTFSTVISAFCREGNLVKAREIFDSIEEVGIYPNVVVYNALINGYVKMRDIGQANALFGEMQDKGVAPDCVTFNTLVAGHYKYGREKDGDRLLGDLSQSALLPAQSRDDISVAGLCWAGRLDKAIALLNELLEKGITPSVFAFNSVIAAYARDGFDNSAFKAYEIMGKLGLTPSSSTCSSLLMGLSRQGRLQEAKILLYKMIKKGFPINKVAFTVLLDGYFRIDDMDGAKSLWNEMKWMGSFPDVVAASAFIDGLSKAGLLDEAYEVFLKMSEKGLVLNNFAYNSLILGFCKDHNLREALTLEKEMRHKGLVPDIFTSNIVINGFCKLGNMKWAMDAYMDMHRMGLTPDIVTYNTLINGYCKEFDHVRAFEFVTKMYACGLDPDITTYNIRIHGFCSNRKINRAVMLLDELVSAGVAPNTITYNTMLNGVCSDMLDRAMIITAKLLKMAFVPNVVTTNVLLSQFCKQGMPERTLMWGQKLKGVSFKFDEISDGIMARAYRDIQDNAGYFTRMSGKGLFLDFLMYITYSYLCRYRPYKNSSRDPQKLIEIGSSLPGL; encoded by the coding sequence ATGCGCAAATGCCCAACGCCACTGAAACAACATTTCGCTTGTTTAACTGGAGCTATACGAAGCTTCTCATCTCAGTTGACTAAGGATTTGAGTAGATATCACAAGTACCTGAATCAGTTTTCCCCATTCTGTGGTACACGCATAAGCTCAGATTCTTTGAGCTACTTAAATTTCAATGAACAGCGTAGGATTATTGTTGGTTTATCCAAAATTATCAAGCAGCGACCTGGTTCCTTATTGAATGATTATTTTTCTCCAGATTCGCTTGTAGACATTATGAAGTTGTTAGAGACCAGGGAGACTGCTTTTGCATTCTTCAAATTCTCGTTTCGAGATGATTCCGATAGCATAGTTAAGTCCAGTTGTATAGTAGCACATATTTTAGCTGCTGAAAATATGAGGTTTCTAGCTCAAGATGTGATATCTTGGGTTATTAGTCGAATTGGAGCCATTAAGAGCAAAGATTTGGTGGAGTTTATGTGGAGAAGTCACTATAAGTATGAGACGGATTTCTCAGTTCTTGATACACTAATGCGCAGTTTTGTGAATGTTGAAATGAATAAAGAAGCATTAGACATTGTGGTTAGGATGAGGGATCTGGGTGTGAGACCGAGTCTATCAGCAATTTCGGTTCTTTTTCGGCTGTTGCTTAGAGTTGGTGATTATGGCAGTGTGTGGAAGTTATTTAGGGATATGATTCGTCTAGGGCCTGGACCTTGTACTTATATATTTAATATGATGATTCTTGGGTTTTGTAGAAGAGGTTGCATTAGTATTGGTGAGAGTTTGCTTCATTTAATGTCGAAATATGGGCGTCAACCAGATGTTTATGCTTACAACATAGTCATTAGTGCTTATTGTAACAGGGGCCAAACTATATATGCTCTTGGTTTAGCGGATTTGATGATTGAGAGTGGTTGTAGACCAAGCACATTTACATTTAGTACAGTTATCAGTGCATTTTGTAGGGAGGGAAATTTGGTGAAGGCAAGGGAGATTTTTGACAGTATTGAGGAGGTCGGTATTTACCCAAATGTTGTAGTATACAACGCACTGATTAATGGTTATGTTAAGATGAGGGATATTGGTCAAGCAAACGCACTTTTTGGAGAAATGCAAGACAAAGGTGTAGCTCCTGATTGTGTCACTTTTAATACTTTGGTTGCAGGGCACTACAAATATGGGAGGGAAAAGGATGGGGACAGGTTGTTGGGGGACTTGTCTCAATCAGCTTTGCTTCCTGCTCAGTCTCGCGATGATATTTCTGTTGCAGGCTTGTGTTGGGCCGGCAGGTTGGACAAAGCAATAGCGTTGTTAAATGAATTACTCGAGAAAGGAATAACTCCAAGCGTATTTGCTTTCAATTCAGTAATTGCAGCCTATGCCCGGGATGGGTTTGACAATAGCGCCTTTAAAGCTTATGAGATTATGGGTAAACTTGGTCTAACTCCTTCGTCTTCTACGTGTAGTTCTCTTCTTATGGGTTTGTCTAGGCAGGGAAGGCTTCAAGAAGCAAAAATCCTTTTGTATAAGATGATAAAGAAGGGGTTTCCCATAAATAAAGTGGCTTTCACTGTGCTTTTGGATGGCTACTTTCGGATTGACGACATGGATGGGGCAAAAAGTTTGTGGAATGAGATGAAATGGATGGGATCATTTCCCGATGTTGTTGCTGCTTCAGCCTTCATTGATGGACTTTCTAAGGCTGGTCTATTGGATGAGGCATATGAGGTATTTCTGAAAATGTCGGAAAAAGGTTTAGTGCTAAATAATTTTGCGTACAACTCTTTAATACTCGGGTTCTGTAAGGATCATAATCTGCGTGAAGCATTGACATTGGAAAAAGAGATGAGGCATAAGGGTCTTGTTCCAGACATCTTTACCTCAAATATTGTCATTAACGGGTTTTGCAAGCTGGGAAATATGAAGTGGGCTATGGATGCATACATGGATATGCATCGGATGGGGCTGACTCCAGATATAGTCACATACAACACTTTGATCAATGGATACTGTAAAGAATTCGACCATGTTAGAGCCTTCGAGTTTGTAACTAAAATGTATGCATGTGGTTTGGACCCCGACATCACGACGTATAACATACGGATCCATGGATTTTGTAGTAATCGAAAAATAAACCGAGCCGTGATGCTGCTGGATGAACTTGTTTCGGCAGGTGTTGCTCCAAACACAATAACGTACAATACTATGTTGAACGGTGTGTGTAGCGACATGCTCGATCGTGCGATGATAATTACTGCAAAATTGCTCAAGATGGCCTTTGTTCCAAATGTTGTGACAACCAATGTGCTGTTATCTCAATTCTGCAAGCAGGGGATGCCTGAACGAACATTAATGTGGGGTCAGAAGTTGAAGGGCGTCTCTTTCAAATTTGACGAGATTTCTGATGGCATAATGGCTAGAGCCTACCGTGATATTCAAGATAATGCTGGATATTTTACACGGATGTCAGGAAAGGGACTCTTCTTGGATTTCCTTATGTACATTACTTATTCTTATCTGTGTAGATATAGACCTTACAAGAATTCGAGCCGTGATCCCCAAAAACTTATCGAAATTGGTTCCAGTTTACCAGGACTTTGA